From the Acidicapsa ligni genome, one window contains:
- a CDS encoding ABC transporter ATP-binding protein, whose amino-acid sequence MKSTGDTRWLIGWLHPHARFVLFGLASSVAAGAVATADPLFMRHLIDVSLPQKKLADSLVTVLALAICFVGRSALGGMSGLLSFRVAQLLGQDLKVKLLEHMTSLSADWHERTLLGDKLSRIDQDVTQISQFGSELANSVVRAIVFFAVNLVIMFLLNWRMTLLVLPLLPAFLCVRRRFRKLIELRADLAQAEIGKAAGYVTEHLGAVPQIQLLGAEEARVARSVNAWMDVLKAQWAQRRTEIAFSIAVTSVLAFAILLVLGFGAHEYLRGLLSLGGLVAFYAYVTRIFEPVSTAMELYSRTQRMLASARRVREILQTVSSVTDTGTVAEMPVPFVSGLTCDGVSFWYRPGELILDKVSFKIGCQEHVALIGASGSGKSTLARLLARIADPTSGLITLEGRPAADYALQALRRAVCYVPQQPVLFSGTIRDNLLLANPRATTSDLHRIMEVTRLQSVLECLPNGLDTVLGPEAAGLSGGERQRLAIARALLRQPAILVLDESTSALDLPTEQAVLRAVAKCCNGKALVLISHRLRSITWVDRIIVLDTGTVTAQGSHATLYRECALYRDLYESDDDLQSEGDPANIVNAYADLIAQHR is encoded by the coding sequence ATTCTCTCGTAACGGTACTAGCGTTGGCCATCTGCTTCGTCGGACGATCTGCCCTTGGGGGGATGAGCGGGCTTCTAAGCTTCCGTGTAGCACAGTTGCTGGGCCAAGACCTCAAGGTGAAGCTGCTGGAGCACATGACAAGCTTGTCCGCCGATTGGCACGAACGAACCTTGCTCGGCGATAAGCTCAGTCGGATCGATCAGGATGTCACCCAGATCTCTCAATTTGGATCAGAACTCGCGAACTCAGTGGTACGGGCGATTGTCTTCTTTGCTGTCAACCTCGTCATCATGTTCCTATTGAACTGGAGAATGACACTGCTAGTCCTCCCTCTCTTGCCCGCGTTTCTTTGTGTCCGCCGAAGGTTTCGTAAACTAATCGAACTCCGGGCGGACCTGGCGCAAGCGGAAATCGGTAAGGCGGCCGGCTATGTCACGGAGCATCTTGGCGCGGTACCCCAGATTCAGCTTCTGGGAGCCGAAGAGGCGCGCGTCGCACGCTCAGTAAATGCTTGGATGGATGTTCTAAAGGCGCAATGGGCTCAGCGGCGCACAGAAATCGCGTTCAGCATCGCGGTCACGAGCGTCTTGGCCTTTGCAATTCTTCTGGTGCTCGGATTTGGCGCCCACGAATACTTGCGCGGCCTGTTAAGCCTCGGCGGACTTGTAGCGTTCTATGCTTACGTCACCCGAATCTTCGAGCCGGTATCGACGGCCATGGAGCTGTACTCGCGAACTCAACGCATGTTGGCGAGCGCGCGACGAGTACGAGAGATCCTGCAGACGGTGTCGAGCGTTACGGACACCGGAACTGTTGCGGAAATGCCCGTACCCTTTGTTTCCGGCCTGACATGTGATGGAGTTTCTTTCTGGTATCGACCCGGTGAATTGATCCTCGATAAGGTGTCATTCAAGATTGGGTGCCAGGAACATGTAGCTCTCATCGGCGCGAGCGGATCAGGAAAGTCTACCCTCGCGCGTTTGCTTGCTCGAATCGCCGATCCCACATCCGGACTTATTACCCTCGAGGGAAGGCCCGCGGCCGACTACGCGCTGCAGGCATTGAGGCGCGCAGTCTGTTATGTCCCGCAGCAGCCCGTGCTCTTCTCTGGGACCATTCGCGACAACTTGCTCCTCGCAAACCCACGCGCGACCACTTCTGATCTTCACCGAATCATGGAGGTCACCCGACTGCAGTCAGTACTGGAATGTCTTCCAAATGGTTTGGACACAGTTCTCGGCCCGGAAGCTGCGGGACTCTCGGGAGGAGAGCGGCAACGACTTGCGATAGCGCGAGCCTTATTGCGTCAGCCGGCGATCCTGGTGCTCGATGAATCGACTTCCGCTCTCGATCTTCCGACAGAGCAGGCCGTATTGCGAGCAGTCGCCAAATGCTGCAACGGAAAGGCACTTGTGTTGATCTCGCATCGGCTTCGTTCTATAACGTGGGTCGACCGAATCATCGTTTTGGACACCGGAACAGTAACCGCTCAAGGATCTCATGCGACGCTCTATCGCGAGTGCGCGCTCTATCGAGATCTCTATGAGAGCGATGACGATCTGCAGTCGGAGGGCGATCCTGCGAACATCGTCAATGCATATGCTGACCTGATCGCGCAGCATCGATGA
- a CDS encoding sensor histidine kinase, which yields MTSFPSPQLLGLIMGPRSLVVMFTAASLVFTAAFWLARMLFRRSLRELCKSIGIVVAEGVQGSSSSVGDGFEAMNRLSSPLRQLLLEHEIRDLATNAQLLIAQARESKRKVAAREKLHLEWLAFLSHDLASPLSRVLSRIEALEFDGNMNPEERETILESAHLEITLLAEVIASISQFAILESNIDRNFVETTLDLMLQHAVEVFEFEAAEKGIHLDLRFDQNPGLLRIEKNLLRRAVENLISNAIQYTPSGGWIVISVNRKGDNAEIRVTDSGTGVPPEVLPRIFEFAFRGENLTRPAKFGSLGLGLALVRMVAQVHRGDVAVRNLEPQGAEFLISLPIV from the coding sequence ATGACTTCGTTCCCATCGCCACAGCTTCTTGGACTCATCATGGGTCCGCGATCGCTCGTGGTAATGTTTACGGCTGCATCTCTAGTTTTTACAGCGGCGTTTTGGCTCGCGCGAATGCTCTTCCGCAGGTCTCTCCGCGAACTTTGCAAGTCGATAGGCATCGTCGTAGCCGAAGGGGTTCAAGGATCTTCTTCCAGCGTCGGTGACGGCTTCGAGGCAATGAACCGATTGTCATCTCCCTTGCGGCAGTTGCTCCTTGAGCACGAGATTCGCGATCTTGCCACAAATGCACAACTCCTCATCGCACAGGCGCGCGAATCGAAGAGAAAGGTTGCGGCAAGGGAAAAGCTCCACCTTGAATGGCTCGCATTCCTTAGCCATGATCTCGCCTCGCCATTGAGCAGAGTGCTTTCGAGAATCGAAGCGCTCGAATTCGACGGCAACATGAACCCGGAGGAGAGAGAGACCATTCTGGAGTCAGCGCATCTTGAAATTACCCTGTTGGCAGAAGTCATTGCCTCCATTAGTCAGTTCGCGATCCTCGAAAGCAACATCGATAGAAATTTCGTCGAGACTACGTTGGACTTGATGCTTCAACATGCCGTGGAGGTCTTCGAGTTTGAGGCCGCTGAAAAAGGCATCCATCTGGATCTGCGGTTCGACCAGAATCCCGGTCTCCTCCGTATCGAAAAGAATTTGCTTCGACGCGCCGTAGAGAATTTGATCTCGAATGCGATCCAGTACACACCCAGCGGAGGATGGATTGTAATCAGCGTCAACCGCAAAGGGGATAATGCAGAGATTCGGGTTACGGACTCGGGCACTGGCGTACCGCCGGAAGTGCTTCCGAGAATCTTCGAGTTTGCGTTTCGAGGAGAGAATCTCACCCGCCCTGCCAAGTTCGGTTCGCTGGGTCTGGGCTTGGCCCTCGTTCGGATGGTGGCGCAGGTACATCGCGGCGACGTAGCGGTAAGGAACCTCGAACCTCAAGGTGCTGAGTTCCTGATCTCTCTTCCCATCGTGTAA